A genomic region of Bernardetia sp. ABR2-2B contains the following coding sequences:
- the pafA gene encoding alkaline phosphatase PafA, translated as MNFSIKIGSILSFLVVFISLPSFAQEETEKKLINSRPKLVIGIVVDQMRYDYLYRFYDQYSENGFKRLLNDGFSCENTHYNYTPTNTAPGHASIFTGATPTNHGIINNNWYSRTENRKFYCAEDKTVKGLGTPNPDDKQGQMSPLNLKTSTITDELRLATNQKAKVVGVSIKDRSAIMPAGHIPNGAYWHDASSGKMISSTYYFEELPKWVNDFNDKKLPDAYIKKGWELLFPLANYTGSFADENKYEANPTKEKKATFPYFIEEFDAEKKYRQFPYTALANSFLKDFAETAILSEKLGEDEITDFLTLSFSATDYVGHRYGIYSVEVQDTYLRLDRELATFFEFLDKNVGEGEYTLFLTADHAGAPTPSHLHDLQFDADYLEWKPMKDSLNNFLEKAYGEGDFVSYLSDQDVYLNRELLLERKISLQEVQQKTRDFLLTQKGISQAITATELSKQIQRTGFMQLIQNGFNPRLSPDVAFLYQSGHMDSYYKKGGTNHGTPYTYDTQVPLLFFGKNIKQGNTYRRVEITDIAATLASLLKLQQPSGCIGNPIVEILE; from the coding sequence ATGAATTTTTCTATAAAAATAGGAAGTATTTTGTCTTTCCTAGTAGTTTTTATCTCACTACCTTCATTTGCTCAAGAGGAAACAGAAAAAAAGCTAATCAACTCACGCCCAAAGCTAGTTATCGGAATCGTTGTCGACCAAATGCGTTATGATTATTTGTATCGTTTTTATGACCAATATTCTGAAAATGGCTTCAAAAGGCTTTTGAATGATGGCTTTTCTTGTGAAAACACACATTATAATTACACTCCAACAAATACAGCTCCTGGTCATGCTTCTATTTTTACAGGAGCAACTCCGACCAATCACGGAATAATAAATAACAATTGGTACAGCAGAACAGAAAATAGGAAGTTTTATTGTGCAGAAGATAAGACAGTAAAAGGTTTAGGAACTCCAAATCCAGATGACAAGCAGGGACAAATGTCGCCTCTTAACCTCAAAACAAGTACAATTACTGATGAGCTACGATTAGCAACCAATCAGAAAGCAAAAGTAGTGGGTGTTTCTATCAAAGATAGAAGTGCCATTATGCCAGCAGGACATATTCCAAACGGTGCTTATTGGCATGATGCAAGTTCTGGGAAGATGATTAGCAGCACTTATTATTTTGAAGAATTACCAAAATGGGTAAATGACTTTAATGACAAGAAACTACCAGATGCGTATATAAAAAAAGGTTGGGAGTTGCTTTTTCCTTTAGCAAATTATACAGGAAGTTTTGCAGATGAGAATAAATATGAAGCAAATCCAACGAAGGAGAAAAAAGCAACTTTCCCTTATTTTATTGAGGAATTTGATGCAGAAAAAAAATACAGGCAGTTTCCTTATACTGCTCTTGCCAATAGCTTTTTGAAAGATTTTGCTGAAACTGCAATTTTGAGTGAGAAACTAGGAGAAGATGAGATTACTGATTTTCTGACACTTAGTTTTTCGGCAACTGATTATGTAGGACATCGTTACGGAATTTATTCAGTAGAAGTTCAAGATACTTATTTGAGGTTGGATAGAGAATTAGCTACTTTTTTTGAGTTTTTGGATAAAAATGTAGGAGAGGGAGAATATACACTTTTCTTGACAGCCGACCACGCAGGTGCGCCTACGCCTTCACATTTGCATGATTTACAGTTTGATGCTGATTATTTAGAGTGGAAGCCTATGAAAGATAGCTTGAATAACTTTTTAGAAAAAGCGTATGGAGAAGGAGATTTTGTAAGTTATCTCAGCGATCAAGATGTATACCTGAATAGAGAATTATTACTTGAAAGAAAAATTTCACTTCAAGAAGTTCAACAAAAGACGAGAGATTTTTTACTTACACAAAAAGGAATTTCTCAAGCCATTACAGCAACAGAGCTGAGTAAGCAAATTCAGAGAACAGGTTTCATGCAACTTATTCAAAACGGATTTAATCCAAGACTTTCACCTGATGTAGCTTTTCTTTATCAATCAGGGCATATGGATTCCTATTATAAAAAAGGTGGAACTAATCACGGAACTCCTTATACGTATGACACGCAAGTTCCACTTTTATTTTTTGGTAAAAATATCAAACAAGGAAACACCTATCGCAGAGTAGAAATTACAGATATTGCTGCTACTTTAGCTTCTCTATTAAAACTCCAACAACCAAGTGGTTGCATAGGAAATCCTATTGTAGAGATTTTGGAATGA